Below is a window of Candidatus Latescibacterota bacterium DNA.
ATAGAGGTCCGTTGCTCGGTGAGGGGCAATTTCCGTATCGGGAAGAGCTCCGAAGAGGGTATGCCCGTCGTTGGTGATAACGTTACCTACAGGGTCGAAAAACATGTCGATTCGCGCGGACCCTCCGGCATGATCATCTCTATCGAACCTAGAAAATCGATTTTCGCCAGAGCTTACGCCTGGGAAAAAAAGGGATACAAGGTCCTTGGTGCCAATCTTGACAGAGTCTTTCTTGTACATTCCCTGAAACAGCCAAAGTTTACACCGAGGCTTCTCGACAGGATGCTTGTCGCGTCAGAATGTGACCGTATCGAACCTGTCATATGTATCAACAAGGTCGACCTGGCGTGCGGCGATATGGAGGTAGAGGACGTTATTTCTTCATACAGGGATCTTGGATATGAGACCGTTCCTTGCAGCGCGAGTCGTGGGGATGGAGTCGACAGGCTGAGAAGCCTGATGTCGGGGGTAAGGTCGATAATGGCCGGTCCGTCCGGAGCTGGAAAGACTTCGCTTCTGAAGGCGATCCAGCCCGGGCTGGATATAA
It encodes the following:
- the rsgA gene encoding ribosome small subunit-dependent GTPase A, yielding MTSLQTSGGFIIRIMGAEYFVVDGDIEVRCSVRGNFRIGKSSEEGMPVVGDNVTYRVEKHVDSRGPSGMIISIEPRKSIFARAYAWEKKGYKVLGANLDRVFLVHSLKQPKFTPRLLDRMLVASECDRIEPVICINKVDLACGDMEVEDVISSYRDLGYETVPCSASRGDGVDRLRSLMSGVRSIMAGPSGAGKTSLLKAIQPGLDIRISDVSRKTGKGRHTTTHFEFHPLQGGGYIGDTPGIREFGIWGLSKQGLGGCFRDFEPFIGTCRFAVCTHSHEPECAVKDAVDQGKITKERYESYLKILTELPDRLG